The Cognaticolwellia beringensis genome segment TATCGCTCGTAATCAAATTGCTGATTTGATTAATGCTGATCCACGTGAAATTGTTATTACCTCAGGTGCTACAGAGTCAAACAACTTAGCCATTAAAGGTGCAGCTAAGTTTTACAGCAAAAAAGGTAAGCACATTATTACCTGTAAAACAGAACATAAAGCTGTTTTAGATACGTGTCGTGAATTAGAGCGTCAAGGTTTCGAAGTCACTTACCTAGACCCAGAGTCAAACGGTTTAATTGATTTAAATAAATTAAATGACGCGATCCGCGAAGACACTGTGTTAATCAGCATTATGCACGTGAATAATGAAATTGGTGTTATTCAAGACATCGCTGAAATTGGCGAGATGTGTCGTGCTCGTAAAATTATATTCCATGTTGATGCCGCGCAAAGTGCTGGTAAAATTAACATCGATTTACAGCATTTAAAAGTTGATTTAATGTCGTTTTCTGCCCATAAAATTTATGGTCCTAAAGGCATTGGTGCACTTTATGTTTCTCGTAAGCCTCGTGTGCGTTTAGAGTCACAAATCCACGGTGGCGGTCATGAGCGTGGTATGCGCAGTGGCACATTAGCAACACACCAAATTGTTGGTATGGGCGAAGCATTTAGAATTGCCAAAGAAGAACTAGCACAAGACGAAGCACACGTAACAAAAATGCGTGATCGTTTATGGGCTGGTTTAAACGATATGGAACAAGTTTTTATTAACGGCGACGCTGACAAACGTTACCCAGGTAACTTAAATGTTAGCTTCAACTTTGTTGAAGGCGAATCGTTAATTATGGCGTTAAAAGACTTAGCGGTATCTTCAGGTTCTGCCTGTACTTCTGCAAGTTTAGAACCGTCATATGTACTTCGAGCGTTAGGGCTAAATGATGAAATGGCGCACAGTTCAATTCGTTTTAGCTTCGGTCGTTTTACAACAGAAGAAGAAATAGATTACGCCATTGACCTGATTAAAAAGGCAATTGGCCATTTACGTGACATGTCACCGCTTTGGGAAATGTTCAAAGACGGTATCGATTTAGACTCAATAGAGTGGGCTGCTCATTAGAGCACTAGGAGAAATATTATGGCTTATAGCGAAAAAGTAATTGATCATTATGAAAATCCACGCAACGTTGGTTCTTTAGATAAAAACGATCCACAAGTTGCAACTGGTATGGTTGGCGCACCTGCATGTGGTGACGTAATGAAGTTACAACTTAAAATTTCAGCTGACGGTATTATCGAAGATGCGAAATTTAAAACTTACGGTTGTGGCTCTGCCATTGCTTCAAGTTCATTAGTAACTGAGTGGGTTAAAGGTAAGTCTATTGATGAAGCGGGTGAAATTAAAAACACCGCTATCGCTGAAGAACTTGCTTTACCACCAGTGAAAATTCACTGTTCAATCCTAGCGGAAGACGCAATTAAAGCGGCAATCGAAGATTACCGTAGTAAGCAAAAAGCTTAAGCTGGAGACTAACTATGAGTGTAACGATGACACCTGCCGCTTCTGACAGGGTAAAATCGTTTATCGAAAACCGAGGCAAGGGCCTTGGTTTACGATTAGGTATTAAAACAACAGGTTGTTCTGGTTTAGCTTATGTACTTGAATTTGTAGATGAGCTAAATGAAGACGACACCCTGTTTTCTATCAATGATTGTAATATTATTATTGATGGCAAAAGCTTGGTTTATCTTGATGGTATCGAACTTGATTTTATCAAAGAAGGTTTGAACGAAGGCTTTAAATTCACCAACCCAAACGCTAAAGGCGAATGTGGCTGTGGTGAAAGTTTTAATGTTTAGTGATCAGTTGACTTCACTGGAGTTGTTGTGAATTATTTTGAATTATTTGGCTTAGACATTCAATTTGATATTGACTTGGCTAAGCTTTCAACACTTTATCAAACATTACAAAAAAAAGTACATCCAGATCGCTTTGCTCATGGCTCAAGCCAAGAGCAAATGCTTGCCGTGAAGAAATCTACGCTGATTAATGATGCATACCAAACGCTAAAAAAACCACTAAAACGCGCGCAATATCTATTAGAATTGCGTGGCGTTAATATGCCTAGCGAGCAGTCATCTTTTGGTGATGTGAGTTTTTTAATGCATCAAATGGAATTGCGAGAAATGCTAGATGAAGTCAAACATGCTGATGATGTTGATGCCGCTGTATCAGAGGCGTCAAAAGTGTTTGATTCAGAATTCCAGCAGCTATTTAATCAACTGCAAACTCAATTGGCAGATAACACGGCCGAGTCAAATAGCTTAGCTTGTGACAATTTAAGAAAACTTAAATTTTATCAAAAGCTTCATGTCGATCTCGATAAACTCGAAGAGCTTTTACTTGATGACTAGGCTAGATAACTAAGCTAGAAAATTAAGACGTTGATAACTGCATGTACTTTTCTATTAAAAACAATGTAGTTATTAATAAAAAATCCGTAAAACTATTACCTAACGAGCTTTTACAATGGCATTATTACAAATCGCTGAACCTGGGCAAAGTACAGTTCCTCACGAGCATCGGCTAGCCGCAGGTATTGACCTCGGTACGACCAACTCTTTAATTGCTAGCGTAAAAAGTGGCTTAGCTGAAACTATTGTTGATACTAATGGTCTTGATATTTTACCGTCAGTAGTGAGTTATCAAAGCAATGGTATTCTAGTTGGGCATGACGCAAAAGCGTTCGCTGTGAGTGATCCTGAAAATACCATCGTATCGGCAAAGCGTCTAATTGGTCGCTCTAAAGCCGATATTACGACAAAATATGCATCACTTCCTTATGCTTTTTGTGGTGATGAAAATCATCCATCAATAGCTACCCGTACTGGTGACGTGAACCCAGTACAAGTGTCGGCAGAAATACTCAAAAGTTTAGTGCAACGCGCTGAATCATCGTTAGGCGGCGAGCTTACCGGTGTGGTCATTACTGTGCCTGCTTATTTTGATGATGCACAACGTCATAGCACAAAAGACGCAGCTAAATTAGCTGGCGTTAATGTACTTCGTTTACTGAACGAGCCAACAGCGGCTGCAGTTGCTTATGGCTTGGATACTGGACAAGAAGGCGTCGTGGCTGTTTATGATCTTGGCGGCGGCACATTTGATATTTCAATATTACGTCTAAATAAAGGTGTATTTGAAGTGCTAGCGACCGGTGGCGACTCTGCACTCGGTGGTGACGATTTTGATGGCATTCTGGTTGAACATCTTATTAATAAAGCTGGTTTAGTGCGTCCATTATCGACGTCAATGGAGCGACAATTAACCCAGCAAGCGTGTTTGGCCAAAGAGCAATTGTCGAACATCGATAATGTTGAAGTTACGCTATCACTTGCAGAAAATAAGTCGTGGACAGGTAGTTTAACAAGAGTTGAGTTTGAGCAACTTATTGCACCATTGGTAAAGAAAACATTGCGAGCATGCCGTCGTGCAGTTAAAGACGCAGAGCTGGTTATTGATGATGTGATTGAAGTTGTGATGGTTGGCGGGTCGACACGCGTGCCATTAGTGCGTGCTGAAGTAGAAAGTTTTTTCAAACAACAACCCTTAACCTCAATTGACCCTGACAAAGTGGTTGCTTTAGGTGCGGCTATTCAAGCGGATATATTAGCGGGCAATAAGCCAGATAGCGATATGCTGTTGCTAGATGTTATACCTTTATCATTAGGCCTAGAAACTATGGGCGGATTAGTTGAAAAGGTCATAACGCGAAATACCACCATTCCAGTCGCTAAAGCGCAAGAATTTACCACTTTTAAAGATGGTCAAACTGCAATGGCAGTGCATGTACTTCAAGGCGAACGTGAGCTAGTTGACGATTGTCGTTCGTTAGCACGTTTCGAGCTTCGTGGTATCCCAGCAATGACCGCGGGTGCTGCTCATATTCGTGTAACTTTTAAAGTAGATGCCGATGGTTTGCTAGAAGTATCGGCTATGGAAAAATCAACCGGTGTAGAGTCGAGTATCACTGTTAAACCAAGTTTTGGTTTAGAAGCTGATGAAATCACGAACATGTTGAAAGACTCTATGGAAAATGCTGAACAAGATATGCAAGTGCGTATGTTGAAAGAGCAGCAAGTTGAAGCTTTACGCGTTATTGAGTCGATTCAGGCAGCGCTTTTAGCTGATAGTGCTTTATTAGATGTCGCAGAGAGTAGTGCAATCAATAATGCTATTGCAGCACTTAAAAAGATAAGCGAAACAGGTAATGCCGATGAAGTTGAAGCGGCAATAGAGAAATTAAATAATAGTACTGCCACATTTGCTGAACGTAGAATGGATTCTTCTATCAAAACAGCACTTTCTGGCCATTCAGTAGACGAGGTTTAGTTAAATGCCACAGATTATATTTTTACCCAATCAAGAACTTTGCCCAGACGGCGCAGTAGTACAAGCCGAAAAAGGTGAAAGCGTGTTAAATGTAGCGCTTAGAAATGATATTAACGTTGAACATGCGTGTGAAAAAGTTTGCGCTTGTACTACTTGTCATATGATCATTCGCGAAGGTTTCGAGTCTATCGAAGAGGGTGATGAACTCGAAGAAGATATGCTTGATAAAGCTTGGGGATTAGAGCCTGAGTCACGCTTAAGTTGCCAAGCTTTAGTTGGCGATGAAGACTTAGTCGTCGAAATTCCTAAATATACTGTTAATATGGTTTCTGAAAACCACTAGTATTTCAGTTAATAAAATATAATTAAAGGGTAATAACAGTGATGTTATTACCCTTTTTTGTTTCTGATCAAAACGGCTGACAAACCATGTTGTATTTGCGCTTTTGAAAAATTAATGGCTATTAATACCAAGTTGATTAATTAACGGCTCATTTTTAATGGTTAAAATTACTAATGACAGCGTTAATTAATTTATAAGTAGCATAACTATTGAGTAAATTTTATGCCTTGTAATTATCCATTTTCCCTCATGAAAAAGTAGATCACTTAATGAATCAAATTGGTATGAAATAGTCTAAGGATAGGCTTATATTTTATTAGCGATTAAGTGTTACTTAACCGCATAAATTACTCGTTTTAAAAAGTAAGGCCCGATGACTAAAATTGCCTTTTTAATGGTAATTAACTATTCCATTGATATACTTTAACAAGTAATTAACAATCTGGTAGTATAAAAATAATACCAAATAATAAGGAAAGTTTATGCTAGGAAAATGGTTCAAGCCAAGCACAATTGCTATTGCTGCTACACTAAGTATTACGTCATTAAGTTCAGTGGCCTTCACACAAGAATTAAAAAAAGTTACCGAAGTAGAAGGGATAAGTGAGTACCGTTTAGATAACGGTTTACAAGTATTACTCTTTCCTGATCAAACCAAAGAGACAGTAACGGTGAATGTCACTTATCATGTTGGTTCAAAGCATGAAAATTATGGTGAAACAGGCATGGCGCATTTACTTGAGCATTTAGTGTTTAAAGGTACGCCTAAGCATAAAGATATTCCAGCAGAGCTGAGTTCACATGGCGCTCGTCCAAACGGTACAACATGGACAGACCGAACTAACTACTTTGAAACCTTTGCCGCCACAGAAGAGAATATTGATTGGGCATTGAGCATGGAATCTGATCGTATGGTCAATTCATTCATTGCCAAAAAAGATCTTGATAGTGAAATGACGGTTGTCCGTAATGAATTTGAACGAGGTGAAAATAACCCGTTTCGAATTACATTACAGCGCATGCTTGCTGCTTCTTATGAGTGGCATAATTATGGCAAATCTACGATTGGCTCTCGTGCCGATCTAGAGAATGTGCCAATTGATCGCTTACAAGCGTTCTATCGTAAATATTATCAGCCAGACAATGCAACATTAACGGTAGCCGGTAAGTTTGACTCTGAAGAGATGCTGAAAAAAATTAACGCAACTTTTGGTCAAATAAACAAGCCAGAGCGCGTTATTAGTCCCTTGTATACGGCTGAGCCCGCGCAAGATGGCGAGCGTGAAGTAACGGTTCGCCGTGTTGGTGATGCCCAGATGATTGGCTCTATTTATCACGTACCTGCAGGGTCACATCCAGATTTTTCTGCTATTGATGTGTTAAGAGAAATACTTTCTGCTGAAGCAACAGGTCGTTTACATAAAGCACTGGTAGAAAATAAACTTGCCAGTACTGCTTTTGGTTTTAATTTCCAATGGGCGGAGCCGGGTGTCGCTATTTTTATGGCTGAAGTCGATAAAACAGGCGATTTAGCTAAAACAGAAGCGGCATTAATTAATACCTTAGAGAATGTTGCCGCTAAACCTGTGACAGCAGAAGAAGTAGAAAAAGCTAAACGTACGTTGTTAAAAAATACTAAGCTAGCGTTTAATTCATCAGAGCGCACTGCCATGGAGTTAAGTGAATGGCTGGGTATGGGCGACTGGCGTTTAGTATTCTTAAACCGTGACCGTGTTGAGCAAGTGACGGCTGAAGACGTGAATCGTGTGGCTAAGAAATACATTACACGTAACAATAGAACATTAGGTAGGTTTATTCCTGCCGACAAACCAGAGCGTGCTGAAATTCCACAAGTGGACAGTGTTAAAGCAATGGTTAAGGGTTATAAAGGCCGTGAGCAAGTTGCTCAAGGTGAAGCTTTCGACCCATCTCATGACAATATCGACGCGAGAGCTGGTATCAGTAAATTAGATACCGGTGTTAAAGTCGCGTTATTGCCGAAGAAAACACGTGGAGAATCAGTTGTTGTTCGTATGTCTATGCAAATGGGGGATTTATTATCTCTGCAAGGCTTAAATATGGTGGGCGATGTAACGGGTGCTATGTTAATGCGTGGTACTGAAAATTACTCACGTGAGCAGCTAAAAGAAGCATTTGATAAATTAGAAGCACAAGTCAGTATTGGAGGTGATAACACTAGTGCTTTTGTGACGGTTAATACAACTCGTAAAAACTTAAACGATACCTTAAAGTTAGTTGCTGAAGTATTGCAAAAGCCTACTTTTGATGAGAAAGAGTTTGAGTTATACAAAAGCGAGGCGAAAGTTGGCATTGAACAGCAATTACAAGACCCACAAGCGATTGCATTTCGCGCTTACAGCCGTCATCAAAGCCCATTTCCAAAAGGACATCCTAACTATACAGGAACTTTTGAGGAAGATTTAGCTGCATTAAATGCAACAACCTTAGCTGATATTAAACGTTTTCATGACGACTTTTATGGTTCAAATAGCATGCAAATCACCATTGTTGGTGACTTTGATAAAGTTGAATCTACTAAAGTATTAGATGAAGTAACGGCTAATTGGCAGAGTTCAAATGCATATAATCGTATTGATGCTCCGTATAAAAAGCTTTCAAACGCAGCGATGGACTTTAATACACCAGATAAAGAAAACGCCACTTTTGTCGCTTCAATAAGTCTTCCTGTTGGACAAGAGCATGTTGATGCACCGGCTTTGACTATTGGTAACTATATGTTAGGTGGTGGTTTCTTAAATAGCCGCTTAGCGATGCGCTTACGTCAAAAAGACGGTCTAAGCTATGGTGCTGGGTCATTTATCAATATCAGTGATTTTGACGAGCGAGCTTCATTAGGTGCATATGCTATCTGTGCGCCACAAAACTTAGCGAAAGTTGAATTAGGCTTTAAAGAAGAAATTGCACGTTTATTAAAAGACGGCTTTACTGACAAAGAAGTAACCGCTGCTAAGTCTGGTTTATTACAAGGGCGTAAAGTTAGTCGCTCGCAAGACCGAGAATTAGCTGGCGCTTTAAACTCTAATTTACGTTTAGATCGCACCATGCAGTTTGCTAAAAAGTATGAGCAGAAAATTGAAAAACTATCTGCTGACGACATCAACAAAGTAATGCGCAAGTATTTATCTGTTGAAGCTTTTGCCATCATTAAAGCTGGTGATATGAGTAAAGTTGAGCAGTAATTAATTCAATGTTTAAGAACAAAAGGGAAGCTTCTGCTTCCCTTTTTTTTTGGTTAAATATTTTTACAATTAATAGTCGTTTGTAAATATAAAATATAGCCATAGCGTAAAATACAAAAGTTAATATATTGTAAATTTTTAATGTGTGGTTAAATAGACACCAGATAAAAAATTTGCTCTAATTGAAAAAAATAATAATTCGCACGTTGAGTTTGTAAATATCGATAAAGCGAAGTAAGTGTATACATAACTTAGGCATAATAATTTGTCCGAACTCTCTAAATCACAAACGATAAAAAGCTTAACTATTACTAATCAGTTTGCGACTGATATTTTGTTACTAAATACGCCTAATGAAGTCTGGCAATATTTAGCACAAAATATTATCGAAAAGCTTGGCTTTGACGATGCTGTTATTTATACCTTAGACGAAGGCGGCAAAACACTAAGTCGAATGTCAGGCTTTAAAAAGAATAAAGTCATTAACAATGATAACACCCGTAATACCCAGCTAAATGATACTTCGGCTAACTTGATGGTTATTCCT includes the following:
- the hscB gene encoding co-chaperone HscB, whose protein sequence is MNYFELFGLDIQFDIDLAKLSTLYQTLQKKVHPDRFAHGSSQEQMLAVKKSTLINDAYQTLKKPLKRAQYLLELRGVNMPSEQSSFGDVSFLMHQMELREMLDEVKHADDVDAAVSEASKVFDSEFQQLFNQLQTQLADNTAESNSLACDNLRKLKFYQKLHVDLDKLEELLLDD
- the iscU gene encoding Fe-S cluster assembly scaffold IscU, producing MAYSEKVIDHYENPRNVGSLDKNDPQVATGMVGAPACGDVMKLQLKISADGIIEDAKFKTYGCGSAIASSSLVTEWVKGKSIDEAGEIKNTAIAEELALPPVKIHCSILAEDAIKAAIEDYRSKQKA
- the hscA gene encoding Fe-S protein assembly chaperone HscA, whose translation is MALLQIAEPGQSTVPHEHRLAAGIDLGTTNSLIASVKSGLAETIVDTNGLDILPSVVSYQSNGILVGHDAKAFAVSDPENTIVSAKRLIGRSKADITTKYASLPYAFCGDENHPSIATRTGDVNPVQVSAEILKSLVQRAESSLGGELTGVVITVPAYFDDAQRHSTKDAAKLAGVNVLRLLNEPTAAAVAYGLDTGQEGVVAVYDLGGGTFDISILRLNKGVFEVLATGGDSALGGDDFDGILVEHLINKAGLVRPLSTSMERQLTQQACLAKEQLSNIDNVEVTLSLAENKSWTGSLTRVEFEQLIAPLVKKTLRACRRAVKDAELVIDDVIEVVMVGGSTRVPLVRAEVESFFKQQPLTSIDPDKVVALGAAIQADILAGNKPDSDMLLLDVIPLSLGLETMGGLVEKVITRNTTIPVAKAQEFTTFKDGQTAMAVHVLQGERELVDDCRSLARFELRGIPAMTAGAAHIRVTFKVDADGLLEVSAMEKSTGVESSITVKPSFGLEADEITNMLKDSMENAEQDMQVRMLKEQQVEALRVIESIQAALLADSALLDVAESSAINNAIAALKKISETGNADEVEAAIEKLNNSTATFAERRMDSSIKTALSGHSVDEV
- a CDS encoding M16 family metallopeptidase; translated protein: MLGKWFKPSTIAIAATLSITSLSSVAFTQELKKVTEVEGISEYRLDNGLQVLLFPDQTKETVTVNVTYHVGSKHENYGETGMAHLLEHLVFKGTPKHKDIPAELSSHGARPNGTTWTDRTNYFETFAATEENIDWALSMESDRMVNSFIAKKDLDSEMTVVRNEFERGENNPFRITLQRMLAASYEWHNYGKSTIGSRADLENVPIDRLQAFYRKYYQPDNATLTVAGKFDSEEMLKKINATFGQINKPERVISPLYTAEPAQDGEREVTVRRVGDAQMIGSIYHVPAGSHPDFSAIDVLREILSAEATGRLHKALVENKLASTAFGFNFQWAEPGVAIFMAEVDKTGDLAKTEAALINTLENVAAKPVTAEEVEKAKRTLLKNTKLAFNSSERTAMELSEWLGMGDWRLVFLNRDRVEQVTAEDVNRVAKKYITRNNRTLGRFIPADKPERAEIPQVDSVKAMVKGYKGREQVAQGEAFDPSHDNIDARAGISKLDTGVKVALLPKKTRGESVVVRMSMQMGDLLSLQGLNMVGDVTGAMLMRGTENYSREQLKEAFDKLEAQVSIGGDNTSAFVTVNTTRKNLNDTLKLVAEVLQKPTFDEKEFELYKSEAKVGIEQQLQDPQAIAFRAYSRHQSPFPKGHPNYTGTFEEDLAALNATTLADIKRFHDDFYGSNSMQITIVGDFDKVESTKVLDEVTANWQSSNAYNRIDAPYKKLSNAAMDFNTPDKENATFVASISLPVGQEHVDAPALTIGNYMLGGGFLNSRLAMRLRQKDGLSYGAGSFINISDFDERASLGAYAICAPQNLAKVELGFKEEIARLLKDGFTDKEVTAAKSGLLQGRKVSRSQDRELAGALNSNLRLDRTMQFAKKYEQKIEKLSADDINKVMRKYLSVEAFAIIKAGDMSKVEQ
- a CDS encoding IscS subfamily cysteine desulfurase, with translation MKLPIYFDYSATTPVDKRVAEKMMQYMTTDGFYGNPASRSHKFGWQAEEAVDIARNQIADLINADPREIVITSGATESNNLAIKGAAKFYSKKGKHIITCKTEHKAVLDTCRELERQGFEVTYLDPESNGLIDLNKLNDAIREDTVLISIMHVNNEIGVIQDIAEIGEMCRARKIIFHVDAAQSAGKINIDLQHLKVDLMSFSAHKIYGPKGIGALYVSRKPRVRLESQIHGGGHERGMRSGTLATHQIVGMGEAFRIAKEELAQDEAHVTKMRDRLWAGLNDMEQVFINGDADKRYPGNLNVSFNFVEGESLIMALKDLAVSSGSACTSASLEPSYVLRALGLNDEMAHSSIRFSFGRFTTEEEIDYAIDLIKKAIGHLRDMSPLWEMFKDGIDLDSIEWAAH
- the iscA gene encoding iron-sulfur cluster assembly protein IscA, with the protein product MSVTMTPAASDRVKSFIENRGKGLGLRLGIKTTGCSGLAYVLEFVDELNEDDTLFSINDCNIIIDGKSLVYLDGIELDFIKEGLNEGFKFTNPNAKGECGCGESFNV
- the fdx gene encoding ISC system 2Fe-2S type ferredoxin, producing the protein MPQIIFLPNQELCPDGAVVQAEKGESVLNVALRNDINVEHACEKVCACTTCHMIIREGFESIEEGDELEEDMLDKAWGLEPESRLSCQALVGDEDLVVEIPKYTVNMVSENH